A genome region from Chryseobacterium sp. G0186 includes the following:
- a CDS encoding FixH family protein, whose translation MKNFSWGHGVVIALFAFIVFILSMLFLFPNGQKNSEMVTDNYYEEELQYQDVIDAKKRADQLQEKPVYSQETNGIKITFPKEYNNSNTTVKFVLNRTDDQNLDIKKSVPLDANQSFNIPAQVLKMGNYTLRLSWTKDKTDYRMDYDVIWK comes from the coding sequence ATGAAGAACTTTAGTTGGGGACACGGTGTTGTAATTGCATTATTTGCATTCATAGTTTTTATATTATCCATGTTATTTCTTTTCCCAAACGGGCAGAAGAATTCAGAAATGGTAACAGACAACTATTATGAAGAGGAACTCCAGTATCAGGATGTAATTGATGCAAAGAAAAGAGCTGACCAGTTACAGGAAAAACCTGTATACAGTCAGGAAACTAACGGAATTAAAATCACTTTTCCAAAAGAATATAATAATTCTAATACTACGGTAAAATTTGTTTTAAACAGAACCGACGACCAGAATTTAGACATTAAAAAATCTGTACCACTTGATGCCAACCAGTCTTTCAATATCCCTGCACAGGTATTGAAAATGGGGAATTATACCCTAAGATTAAGCTGGACAAAAGATAAGACAGACTACAGAATGGATTATGATGTGATATGGAAATAG
- a CDS encoding sulfite exporter TauE/SafE family protein, whose amino-acid sequence MEIGLIVSAIALGFASGFHCIGMCGPIALSMGLTKKQAANFYLQNLTYQFGRIFTYSLLGALLGIIGQGFEMAGFQKYLTITAGVLLIIMAVFSFGGKDFASKIPFLSKFLYSVKLNLGRLLQKADYRSRFTTGLLNGFLPCGMVYMALTASLAGGGIWQGALYMALFGLGTLPFMFAVVLAGNLMNQAFRVKVLKAVPVIMIILGGLFILRGLELGIPYVSPKAESMTISKDPNGTVNCH is encoded by the coding sequence ATGGAAATAGGACTTATTGTATCGGCTATTGCTTTAGGCTTTGCTTCCGGGTTTCACTGTATCGGAATGTGCGGTCCTATTGCTTTATCGATGGGATTAACCAAAAAACAGGCTGCCAATTTTTATCTTCAAAATCTTACCTATCAATTCGGAAGAATCTTCACCTATTCATTATTAGGAGCACTCTTGGGAATTATAGGACAGGGATTTGAGATGGCAGGCTTTCAGAAATACCTGACAATTACTGCCGGAGTATTACTCATTATTATGGCTGTATTTTCATTTGGAGGAAAGGATTTTGCTTCAAAAATTCCTTTTTTATCTAAATTTTTATATTCTGTAAAACTAAACTTAGGACGATTACTTCAAAAGGCAGATTACCGTTCCAGGTTTACCACAGGGCTTCTCAATGGCTTTTTACCATGTGGGATGGTTTATATGGCACTTACGGCAAGCCTTGCAGGAGGTGGAATATGGCAGGGAGCTTTATATATGGCTTTATTTGGATTGGGAACACTTCCATTCATGTTTGCTGTTGTTTTAGCCGGAAATCTCATGAATCAGGCTTTTAGAGTAAAGGTTTTAAAGGCTGTGCCGGTGATTATGATTATCCTTGGAGGTCTTTTTATTTTAAGAGGCCTGGAATTAGGAATACCATATGTTTCTCCAAAGGCTGAGTCTATGACTATTTCTAAGGATCCAAACGGAACTGTAAACTGCCATTAA
- the serS gene encoding serine--tRNA ligase, with amino-acid sequence MLQVNFLRDNKERVLEGLKKRQFKNLELVDEAIATDEERKRIQFELDSQLSEINKISKEIGLLMKEGKKEEAESAKSKTAQYKESSSELKSQLEVKETELLNILYQLPNIPNELVKNGASADDNENIFQSHAVEGLGEGAIPHWELAKKYNLIDFELGVKIAGAGFPVYLGKGARLQRALVQYFLDKNVEKGYTEVNPPHVVNEASGFGTGQLPDKEGQMYYINEDKLYLIPTAEVPVTNLYRDVLLEEKELPIKHTAFSQCYRREAGSYGAHVRGLNRLHQFEKVEIVRIEKPENSYAVLEEMVEHIKEILTDLELPFRVLRLCGGDTGFASAMTYDFEVWSAAQEMWLEVSSVSNFETFQANRLKCRYKADGKSQLVHTLNGSAMALPRIMAALLENNQTADGIKLPKKIAEYARFDVIN; translated from the coding sequence ATGTTACAAGTCAATTTTTTACGCGACAATAAAGAACGCGTTTTAGAAGGTCTTAAAAAAAGACAATTCAAAAATCTTGAGTTGGTAGACGAAGCTATTGCTACTGACGAAGAAAGAAAAAGAATCCAATTTGAATTAGATTCCCAGCTTTCCGAGATCAATAAAATCTCCAAGGAAATTGGACTTTTAATGAAAGAAGGAAAGAAAGAAGAAGCGGAATCAGCAAAATCTAAAACAGCACAATACAAAGAGTCGAGTTCAGAATTGAAATCCCAGCTAGAAGTAAAGGAAACAGAACTGTTGAATATTCTGTACCAACTTCCAAACATTCCCAATGAACTGGTGAAAAACGGAGCTTCTGCTGATGACAACGAAAATATTTTCCAGTCTCACGCTGTAGAGGGGCTTGGTGAGGGTGCTATTCCTCACTGGGAACTGGCTAAAAAATACAACCTTATTGATTTTGAACTTGGAGTAAAAATAGCAGGGGCTGGTTTCCCTGTTTATCTTGGAAAAGGAGCAAGACTACAAAGAGCCTTGGTTCAGTATTTTCTGGATAAGAATGTTGAGAAAGGATATACAGAAGTAAATCCGCCTCACGTGGTGAATGAAGCTTCAGGTTTTGGAACAGGACAGTTGCCTGATAAAGAGGGACAAATGTACTATATCAACGAAGATAAATTATATCTTATCCCTACGGCGGAAGTTCCAGTAACGAATCTTTACCGTGATGTATTGTTGGAAGAAAAAGAACTTCCTATCAAGCATACAGCATTTTCACAATGCTACAGAAGAGAAGCTGGAAGCTACGGAGCCCACGTAAGAGGGTTGAACCGTCTTCACCAATTTGAAAAGGTAGAAATTGTAAGAATTGAAAAGCCTGAGAACTCTTATGCTGTTTTGGAAGAAATGGTAGAGCACATCAAGGAGATCCTTACAGATCTTGAGCTTCCTTTCAGAGTATTAAGACTTTGTGGCGGAGATACAGGTTTTGCATCAGCTATGACGTATGACTTTGAAGTTTGGAGTGCAGCACAGGAAATGTGGTTAGAAGTGAGCTCTGTATCTAACTTTGAAACATTTCAGGCAAATAGACTTAAATGCCGTTATAAGGCAGATGGGAAGTCTCAGTTGGTTCACACCTTAAACGGGTCAGCAATGGCATTACCAAGAATTATGGCAGCATTGCTGGAGAATAACCAGACTGCAGATGGAATTAAGCTTCCTAAGAAGATCGCTGAATATGCGAGATTTGATGTAATTAACTAA